In Gammaproteobacteria bacterium (ex Lamellibrachia satsuma), a single genomic region encodes these proteins:
- a CDS encoding TAXI family TRAP transporter solute-binding subunit: protein MKIRRLFIKSGIAALVFSLGLSAPVSAAKRYVFSGGPAGGTFQVVANAVQVYGPVKNNKTYKVKAQSSAGSVENLRKVNKGRAHFGVVYSGHVYLGREGRLKNDENKYENVLALSYLYGAPAQLVVRKGSGIKSIKDLEGKKVGVGNAGSGAFANCELFFSHLGVWDKVERNAMGYNDAASAFGNNQLDAFWLFTAFPSGAVIMAAQTNDIDLIDLRADANSSGFFKRYPYFSELSVPAGTYKGVDYETPSFQDSSLWVANAKVPEDVVYDMLSKVYTDEGLAHMRSQKKTFKEMSISTGVNGIVTPMHPGAEKFWKEKGML from the coding sequence ATGAAGATTCGTCGGTTATTTATCAAGAGCGGCATTGCCGCATTGGTTTTCTCTCTGGGTCTGTCCGCGCCAGTGAGCGCAGCAAAACGGTATGTGTTCAGCGGGGGGCCTGCAGGCGGTACATTTCAGGTGGTTGCCAATGCGGTTCAGGTCTACGGTCCGGTAAAAAACAACAAGACCTACAAGGTCAAGGCCCAGTCCTCCGCAGGTTCAGTGGAGAACCTTCGCAAGGTGAATAAAGGACGGGCGCACTTTGGCGTGGTCTATTCTGGACATGTCTACCTTGGTCGTGAAGGCCGGCTGAAGAATGACGAAAATAAGTATGAAAACGTCCTGGCACTCTCCTATCTTTATGGTGCCCCTGCCCAGTTGGTGGTGCGCAAGGGTTCCGGTATCAAAAGCATCAAGGATCTTGAGGGCAAGAAGGTGGGCGTGGGTAATGCGGGCTCAGGTGCATTCGCCAACTGCGAACTCTTTTTCAGCCATCTGGGAGTGTGGGATAAGGTCGAACGAAACGCCATGGGTTATAATGACGCCGCTTCGGCGTTTGGCAATAATCAGCTGGATGCCTTCTGGCTTTTTACCGCTTTTCCCAGTGGTGCGGTGATCATGGCGGCACAAACCAATGACATCGATCTCATTGATCTCAGAGCCGATGCGAATTCGAGCGGTTTCTTCAAACGTTATCCCTACTTTTCAGAACTCTCGGTGCCTGCGGGTACCTACAAAGGGGTGGATTACGAGACACCCTCCTTTCAGGATTCATCGCTTTGGGTAGCCAATGCCAAGGTGCCGGAAGATGTCGTGTATGACATGTTGTCAAAAGTCTATACCGATGAGGGGCTGGCACACATGCGGAGTCAGAAAAAAACCTTCAAGGAGATGAGCATCTCTACCGGCGTCAACGGTATCGTCACACCGATGCATCCGGGGGCAGAGAAGTTCTGGAAAGAGAAGGGCATGTTGTAA
- a CDS encoding RidA family protein — protein sequence MSREIIRTDQAPQAIGTYSQAVKCGTTVYLSGQIPLVPETMEMVGGDVEMQIRRVFDNLQAVARAAGGTLADVAKLNVFLTDLSHFPVVNQVMAEYFSEPYPARAAIGVAALPKDAAVEMDAVMEL from the coding sequence ATGAGTCGAGAGATTATTCGCACCGATCAGGCGCCCCAGGCTATCGGGACCTATTCACAGGCAGTGAAGTGCGGCACTACGGTCTACCTCTCTGGACAGATCCCGCTGGTGCCTGAAACCATGGAGATGGTGGGAGGGGATGTCGAAATGCAGATCCGCCGGGTATTTGATAATCTGCAGGCGGTGGCGCGTGCGGCAGGCGGCACACTTGCCGACGTGGCAAAATTGAATGTTTTTCTCACGGATCTCAGCCATTTTCCCGTGGTGAATCAGGTGATGGCTGAATATTTCAGTGAACCCTATCCAGCGCGCGCCGCCATTGGTGTTGCCGCCCTGCCGAAGGATGCCGCTGTGGAGATGGACGCGGTGATGGAGTTGTAA
- the spoT gene encoding bifunctional GTP diphosphokinase/guanosine-3',5'-bis pyrophosphate 3'-pyrophosphohydrolase encodes MSNLLNQTGHRQDADQEKPRFLISDLCAYLESYLDSDQVREVYRAYLFGAEVHSGQHRKTGEPYIYHPVAVARILAEMRMDHNCLMAAILHDVIEDTPTAKEQLADTFGVEIAELVDGVSKLSKIDFQSQAEAQAASLRKMLLAMTKDIRVIMIKLADRLHNMRTLGVMRPEKARRIARETLDTYAPIANRLGINSVRLELEDLGFAAYWPMRYRALRQAVSESRGQHKELVANVEAALLNRLVQEGMDGQVYGRQKHLYSIYRKMQEKNITFSDVVDVFAFRIIVDRLDTCYRVLGAIHNLYKPMPGRFKDYIAIPKANGYQSLHTVLFGPQGIPIEIQIRTEEMDRLSESGIAAHWMYKSGDSGGIVMSTRASDWLQNLLEMQQGVGDSVEFLEHVKVDLFPDEVYVFTPRGRILVLPKGATVVDFAYTVHTDVGNTCVAARVDRRLVPLRTRLRNGQTVEIINAENATPSPAWLNYVVTGKARANIRAFLKNLQGQVAVDLGRRLLERELKRFQISLDALGEEKIQQVLEEYRLESQDDLLAEIALGNRMPLLIARRLAGEDLATPVETADTPGAESAGGLSIEGTEGMVVSFANCCRPIPGDPVMGVFNPGKGIVIHRHGCRNLGEFNKQGHNWIEAQWGSDIETEFATEIRVEAGNRRGVLGTVAATISEQGSNIENVTSQERDGLFSTLVFVITVKDRVHLAKIMRSLRVIPSVLKISRQSI; translated from the coding sequence ATGAGCAACCTGCTTAATCAAACCGGCCACCGGCAGGACGCTGATCAGGAAAAACCCCGTTTTCTGATCAGTGATCTCTGCGCCTATCTGGAAAGTTATCTCGACTCCGATCAGGTGCGCGAGGTCTATCGCGCCTATCTGTTCGGTGCCGAAGTCCACTCCGGCCAACACCGCAAAACCGGTGAGCCCTATATCTATCACCCGGTCGCCGTGGCGCGCATACTCGCTGAGATGCGTATGGACCACAACTGCCTGATGGCGGCGATTCTGCATGATGTCATTGAGGATACCCCCACCGCCAAGGAGCAGTTAGCCGATACCTTCGGTGTTGAGATTGCCGAGTTGGTGGATGGCGTCAGCAAGCTTTCCAAGATCGATTTTCAATCCCAGGCCGAGGCGCAGGCCGCCAGTCTGCGTAAGATGCTGCTGGCGATGACCAAGGATATCCGGGTCATCATGATCAAACTCGCTGACCGTCTGCACAATATGCGCACCCTGGGGGTGATGCGTCCGGAGAAGGCGCGCCGTATCGCGCGCGAAACCCTGGATACCTATGCGCCAATCGCCAACCGTTTGGGCATCAACAGCGTCCGCCTGGAGCTTGAGGATTTGGGGTTTGCCGCGTATTGGCCAATGCGCTACAGGGCGCTCAGGCAGGCGGTGAGCGAATCGCGCGGGCAGCATAAGGAGTTGGTCGCGAATGTGGAGGCTGCGCTGCTCAACCGTCTTGTGCAGGAAGGGATGGATGGGCAGGTCTACGGGCGGCAAAAACATCTCTATAGCATCTACCGCAAGATGCAGGAGAAAAACATCACCTTCTCTGATGTGGTGGATGTTTTTGCTTTTCGCATCATCGTCGACCGGCTCGATACCTGCTACCGTGTTCTTGGCGCTATACACAATCTCTACAAACCGATGCCGGGCCGCTTCAAGGATTATATTGCCATCCCCAAGGCCAATGGCTACCAGTCGTTGCACACCGTGTTGTTCGGACCGCAGGGCATTCCCATCGAGATACAGATCCGTACCGAAGAGATGGACCGGCTTTCAGAGTCTGGCATTGCTGCCCACTGGATGTATAAGTCAGGGGACTCCGGTGGCATTGTGATGAGTACCCGTGCCTCAGACTGGTTGCAGAACCTGCTTGAGATGCAGCAGGGTGTCGGTGATTCGGTGGAGTTTCTTGAGCATGTCAAGGTAGATCTATTCCCGGATGAAGTCTATGTCTTCACCCCTCGTGGCCGTATTTTGGTATTGCCGAAAGGTGCTACGGTGGTCGATTTTGCCTATACAGTCCATACGGATGTAGGTAATACCTGCGTAGCTGCGCGGGTCGACCGGCGTCTGGTTCCGCTGCGTACCCGGCTGCGCAATGGTCAGACTGTCGAGATCATCAATGCCGAAAATGCCACCCCGAGTCCTGCCTGGCTCAACTATGTGGTGACAGGCAAAGCCAGGGCCAACATCCGGGCATTTCTGAAGAATCTTCAGGGCCAGGTTGCGGTTGATCTGGGTCGGCGACTACTTGAAAGAGAGCTTAAACGGTTCCAGATCAGCCTGGATGCGCTGGGAGAAGAGAAGATACAGCAGGTGCTTGAAGAGTACCGCCTGGAGAGCCAGGATGATCTGTTGGCGGAGATCGCCCTGGGCAACCGAATGCCTTTGCTGATAGCAAGACGTTTGGCAGGGGAGGATTTGGCAACGCCGGTTGAAACGGCGGATACCCCAGGAGCGGAGTCGGCTGGAGGACTCTCCATCGAGGGCACCGAAGGCATGGTGGTCAGCTTTGCCAATTGTTGTCGGCCGATCCCCGGCGATCCTGTAATGGGGGTATTCAATCCGGGAAAGGGTATTGTTATCCACAGGCATGGGTGTCGAAACCTGGGTGAATTCAACAAACAGGGCCACAACTGGATCGAGGCACAGTGGGGATCGGATATTGAGACCGAGTTTGCCACGGAGATCCGGGTTGAGGCGGGCAATCGCCGGGGTGTGTTGGGTACGGTGGCCGCGACGATTTCGGAACAGGGATCCAATATAGAAAATGTGACTTCCCAGGAGCGGGATGGCCTCTTCTCCACGCTGGTCTTTGTCATTACAGTGAAAGACCGGGTGCATCTGGCCAAAATCATGCGCAGTCTTCGGGTTATTCCCTCCGTATTGAAGATATCGAGACAGAGTATTTAG
- the rpoZ gene encoding DNA-directed RNA polymerase subunit omega, producing the protein MARVTVEDCLDYVDNRFDLVLLATKRARQLVNGVEPLIPWENDKPTVVALREIADGLITHQDVDAANMAKQDVVVDDGAAFDASPMVQPGA; encoded by the coding sequence ATGGCTCGCGTTACCGTTGAAGATTGTCTCGATTACGTGGATAACCGGTTTGATCTGGTCCTGCTGGCGACCAAGCGTGCCCGGCAGCTGGTCAATGGCGTGGAGCCGCTGATACCTTGGGAAAATGACAAACCGACGGTGGTGGCGCTGCGGGAGATTGCCGACGGTCTGATCACTCACCAGGACGTGGATGCCGCAAATATGGCGAAACAGGATGTTGTGGTTGATGACGGTGCTGCGTTCGATGCCTCTCCAATGGTACAGCCTGGCGCATAA
- a CDS encoding DUF3365 domain-containing protein codes for MKLQSKLLFAFGSVLIATFILVEIIGYRQTHEQMLANLRQDALEIRGVLMATRRVYHHQFINSGLPLNKKTLGFLPAHAMNRISNDFLNWSDSGLSFNNVSDRPRNPDNQADEVELEALVWFRANPKEKERLVPFKNSQGQSYFHFSSPIWTEEYCLKCHGGRDEAPQTIRETYAASYDYQLGDLRGLMSIKLPAHFIENEVLAQRITEMWGHLFAFAFAFAFGAWLLRRWVTRRLTLIQSVAGDLARGDYDARVPVQGHDELCDLASAFNDMAEQRRTAESSRRESEQQVRDLLDSTAEAIYGLDAKGRCTIVNPACLRMLGYQHAGELVGREMHPMMHHSKADGTTRSLDECLIAGAWRDGQATLTAKDIFWRRDGSSFPVEFSAYPIRRDGEVVGAVATFLDITDRLKSEESLQRAQKMEAVGQLTGGIAHDFNNLLGIMLGNLDFLQQLVADNKKAGERVQTTTKAALRAADLTKQLLGFSRRESKNITATDLNQVIWGMESLIARSVTPEVEVELLLAEGLWLTEIDQGDLQDALLNLVLNARDAMPNGGSLTIETANRVLDAIYEGQNPIVDKGDYVQLAVSDSGSGIPAKALEHIFEPFFTTKPEGRGTGLGLSMVYGFVQRSKGYIKAYSEPGIGTTIHLYLPRSGDQPQNSAHSADNEAILPKGTESILVVDDETDLVEIASNHLESLGYQTVVAGSGRQALQILDKSRQIDLLFSDVVMPGMSGYELAQQATAKNPKLKVLLASGFTKKAVAQNGQARFSASLLSKPYGKAELARRVREALDD; via the coding sequence ATGAAGCTTCAGTCAAAACTACTTTTCGCTTTCGGTTCGGTGCTGATCGCCACCTTTATCCTGGTGGAGATCATCGGCTACCGACAGACCCATGAGCAGATGCTGGCAAACCTGCGCCAGGATGCGTTGGAGATCCGAGGGGTCCTGATGGCCACCCGCCGGGTCTATCACCATCAATTCATCAACAGCGGCCTGCCGCTGAACAAGAAAACCCTCGGTTTTCTACCGGCCCACGCCATGAACCGGATCTCCAACGACTTCCTGAACTGGAGCGACAGCGGACTAAGCTTCAACAACGTCTCCGACCGCCCCCGTAACCCTGACAATCAGGCCGACGAAGTCGAACTGGAGGCATTGGTTTGGTTTCGCGCCAACCCCAAGGAGAAAGAACGCCTGGTTCCCTTCAAGAACTCACAGGGGCAATCCTATTTCCACTTCTCGAGCCCCATCTGGACCGAGGAGTACTGTCTGAAATGCCATGGTGGACGTGACGAAGCGCCACAAACCATCCGCGAAACATACGCCGCATCGTATGACTACCAGCTGGGTGATCTGCGCGGCCTGATGAGTATCAAGCTACCCGCCCATTTCATCGAGAACGAGGTGTTGGCCCAACGCATTACTGAAATGTGGGGTCACCTGTTCGCCTTTGCCTTCGCCTTTGCCTTCGGCGCCTGGCTGCTGCGCAGATGGGTCACCCGCAGGCTGACGCTGATCCAGTCTGTTGCGGGCGATCTGGCCAGGGGTGATTACGATGCCCGGGTGCCGGTTCAGGGACACGATGAGTTGTGTGACCTCGCCTCAGCCTTCAACGACATGGCGGAACAGCGCCGGACAGCCGAGTCGTCACGCCGGGAGAGTGAACAGCAAGTACGGGATCTGCTCGATTCCACCGCCGAGGCGATCTATGGCCTGGATGCAAAAGGGCGCTGCACTATTGTCAATCCGGCCTGTCTTCGGATGCTGGGTTATCAGCATGCCGGCGAATTGGTCGGCAGAGAGATGCACCCCATGATGCACCATAGCAAGGCGGACGGCACAACCCGTTCACTGGATGAGTGTCTCATCGCCGGCGCCTGGCGAGACGGTCAGGCGACACTCACAGCCAAGGACATCTTCTGGCGCCGGGATGGCAGCAGTTTTCCGGTGGAGTTCTCCGCCTATCCGATCCGGCGAGACGGTGAAGTCGTGGGGGCAGTGGCGACTTTCCTCGACATCACCGATCGACTGAAGAGCGAAGAGAGCCTGCAGCGGGCGCAAAAAATGGAGGCGGTGGGACAGCTCACCGGCGGCATCGCCCACGACTTCAACAACCTGCTGGGCATCATGCTCGGCAATCTCGACTTTCTCCAGCAGCTGGTAGCGGATAACAAAAAGGCCGGTGAACGGGTGCAGACCACAACCAAGGCAGCCTTGCGTGCTGCAGATCTGACCAAGCAACTGCTCGGTTTCTCAAGGCGCGAGTCAAAAAACATCACCGCCACAGATCTGAACCAGGTCATCTGGGGAATGGAGAGCCTGATCGCCCGCTCGGTCACCCCTGAAGTAGAGGTAGAACTGCTGCTGGCGGAGGGACTCTGGCTGACCGAGATCGACCAGGGCGACTTGCAGGACGCCCTGCTGAACCTGGTCCTCAATGCCCGGGACGCCATGCCCAACGGTGGCAGCCTGACCATCGAGACCGCCAACCGGGTGCTCGATGCCATCTATGAGGGGCAAAATCCCATCGTCGATAAGGGTGACTATGTCCAACTGGCTGTCAGTGACAGCGGCAGCGGCATCCCCGCCAAGGCGCTGGAGCACATCTTCGAACCCTTCTTCACCACTAAACCCGAGGGCAGAGGCACCGGCCTGGGCTTGAGCATGGTGTATGGTTTCGTGCAACGCTCCAAAGGCTATATCAAGGCCTACTCCGAGCCTGGCATCGGCACCACCATTCATCTCTACCTACCCCGCTCAGGAGACCAGCCTCAGAATTCCGCACACTCGGCCGACAACGAAGCAATATTACCCAAAGGAACCGAGAGCATCCTGGTGGTGGATGATGAGACGGATCTGGTAGAAATAGCCAGCAATCATCTGGAATCACTCGGTTACCAAACAGTCGTTGCGGGAAGTGGCCGGCAAGCACTGCAAATACTGGACAAATCCAGGCAGATAGATCTGCTTTTCAGTGACGTGGTGATGCCGGGCATGAGCGGTTATGAACTGGCCCAGCAGGCAACCGCCAAAAATCCGAAACTTAAGGTACTGCTTGCATCAGGTTTCACCAAAAAAGCAGTGGCGCAAAATGGTCAGGCACGCTTCTCCGCTTCCCTGTTAAGCAAACCCTATGGCAAGGCTGAATTGGCCCGGCGGGTGCGGGAGGCACTTGATGATTGA
- a CDS encoding PAS domain S-box protein: MTTTGSSPLRVIVIVTLAVVAAMAILISSSGIALRIAKQSAPLIDAAMEVKYELSLYHLWFEELVQQDPTVDREQVWQHLNQARWYANAMLEGGENREGQFQALDDPIPRAMILKTLDHMDRFESVGLNRLETAQSSLAGSGEDQRFDKVFVEVITIADAAETAVQQNMAAQVRQFERLVYILGVVVVLVGLAGGTLFFLFERRRNAHYDLLLESREQLGREQKLLKEAQAFAHIGNWTLDAGTMKAAWSDEIFRIFGIDATDNVGPEFLTGLLHPEDRNPVLSSLQCAVEDGRAHDMEYRIVRPDGEIRWINCLARQLQDESGKVLGLSGVIQDITKRKLDEFQMQESNERLSRLFEHTDAIAVQGCDKNRRIIYWNPASESLYGYPEDEAIGQQLEDLIIPDEMREQVISAIDAWVEEEEEIPSSELTLRRADGSQVEVFSSHVMFRNKNNEPEMYSIDVDLTELKQAEAKVRKGELVLNSVFQALPDLFFLMDRDGTIRDYRAQQTSALYVPPETFLDKRMQDVLPPAIATQFDDNLAKVSTQGGLATYEYSLEVPQGPRQYEARLSRLPDSPQFIAVVRDITGRKQAEVALKNSEERYRTIFEGAPEGVWLIGPDHQTLEVNQRLCEMLGYQADEMTGRSPLDFSDEVNQKIFRTQMGRIDTTSRRNYEVELRHCDGHNIPVYFNAITLHTDTGATLAAVAFVTDLTGQKAAEQVLRRAQKMDAIGQLTGGIAHDFNNLLGIIIGNLDFLKRLVEDNDKSLKRVDSASKAALRAADLTRQLLGFSRKQSQETRPTDINQVIRGMESLIARSVTPEVEVELQLTDAPWRTHIDPGDLEDALLNLILNARDAMPQGGKLTIETANRQLDAAYTELNPTIAPGDYLQLAVSDNGSGIPVEIMEQIFDPFFTTKPPDRGTGLGLSMVYGFAQRSYGYVKAYSEAGVGTTIRLYLPRTIEAAKQAPQTNTKEILVSQGHETILVVDDENDLLDLARDYLEEAGYRIYTATRGPEALAILKSKDDIKLLFSDVVMPGGMNGYELAEQANELNPGLKVLFTSGFTKKAAARNYQARVAANLLTKPYSREDLMKRIRETLDGEES, from the coding sequence ATGACGACAACAGGCAGTTCACCGCTACGCGTGATAGTCATCGTGACCCTGGCCGTGGTGGCCGCCATGGCCATCCTCATCTCATCTTCAGGCATTGCGCTCAGAATCGCCAAGCAGAGCGCGCCCCTGATCGATGCTGCCATGGAGGTCAAGTATGAATTGAGTCTCTACCACCTCTGGTTCGAGGAGCTGGTGCAACAGGACCCAACGGTGGACCGGGAGCAGGTTTGGCAGCATCTCAACCAGGCACGCTGGTATGCCAACGCAATGCTGGAGGGGGGAGAAAATCGGGAAGGGCAATTTCAGGCGCTCGATGATCCCATCCCCCGCGCCATGATCCTCAAGACACTGGATCACATGGATCGTTTTGAAAGTGTCGGACTAAATCGTCTTGAAACAGCCCAAAGCAGTCTAGCTGGATCGGGAGAGGATCAGCGCTTCGACAAGGTTTTTGTGGAGGTCATCACCATCGCCGATGCGGCCGAAACAGCCGTTCAGCAGAACATGGCTGCTCAAGTCAGGCAGTTTGAGCGTCTGGTTTACATCCTTGGAGTGGTGGTAGTACTGGTTGGACTGGCAGGGGGCACTCTGTTTTTCCTTTTCGAGCGACGGCGCAACGCTCATTACGATTTGCTGTTGGAGAGCAGGGAACAACTTGGCCGTGAGCAGAAGTTGCTGAAAGAAGCCCAGGCATTTGCCCACATAGGAAACTGGACGCTCGACGCCGGCACAATGAAGGCTGCCTGGTCGGATGAGATCTTTCGCATCTTTGGCATCGATGCCACCGATAATGTTGGCCCTGAATTTCTCACTGGCCTGCTCCATCCGGAAGACCGGAATCCTGTGCTCTCATCCCTGCAGTGCGCGGTAGAGGATGGCCGTGCACACGACATGGAATACCGCATTGTCCGTCCTGATGGTGAAATCCGCTGGATCAACTGTCTGGCCAGGCAGTTGCAGGACGAAAGCGGGAAGGTATTGGGGCTAAGTGGAGTCATCCAGGACATTACGAAACGCAAGCTCGATGAGTTCCAAATGCAGGAAAGCAACGAACGATTGAGCCGCCTGTTCGAACATACCGATGCGATAGCCGTGCAGGGCTGCGACAAAAATCGCCGCATAATCTACTGGAATCCAGCCAGCGAATCCCTCTATGGTTATCCGGAAGATGAAGCCATCGGTCAGCAGTTGGAAGACCTCATTATTCCAGACGAAATGCGTGAGCAGGTAATTTCGGCCATCGATGCCTGGGTGGAAGAGGAGGAAGAGATCCCTTCCTCGGAACTGACCCTTCGCAGGGCTGACGGTTCGCAGGTAGAGGTTTTTTCAAGCCACGTTATGTTCCGGAACAAAAACAATGAACCGGAGATGTATAGTATCGATGTAGACCTTACCGAGCTCAAACAGGCCGAAGCCAAGGTGCGTAAGGGCGAACTGGTATTGAATTCCGTATTCCAGGCCCTGCCTGACCTGTTCTTCCTGATGGACAGGGACGGCACTATAAGAGACTACCGTGCCCAACAAACATCTGCCCTGTACGTACCGCCGGAGACCTTCCTCGACAAACGCATGCAGGATGTACTTCCACCCGCAATCGCCACCCAGTTTGATGATAATCTGGCTAAGGTAAGTACACAGGGAGGACTGGCCACATACGAATATAGTCTTGAAGTGCCACAAGGCCCCAGGCAGTACGAAGCCCGCCTCAGCAGGTTACCCGACAGCCCACAGTTCATCGCCGTTGTGCGGGATATTACAGGACGCAAACAGGCCGAGGTGGCCCTGAAAAACAGTGAAGAGCGTTACCGCACCATCTTTGAAGGTGCGCCTGAAGGCGTTTGGTTGATTGGGCCTGACCACCAGACTCTGGAAGTGAATCAGCGCTTGTGCGAGATGCTGGGTTATCAGGCAGATGAAATGACAGGAAGATCCCCCCTGGATTTCTCTGATGAAGTGAACCAGAAAATTTTCCGGACACAAATGGGACGGATAGATACAACCAGCAGACGCAACTATGAGGTCGAGCTACGCCACTGTGATGGCCATAACATCCCGGTCTATTTCAACGCTATCACCTTACACACAGACACAGGCGCAACTTTGGCGGCAGTGGCATTTGTGACCGACCTGACCGGTCAGAAAGCCGCTGAACAAGTCTTGCGCCGCGCCCAGAAGATGGACGCCATCGGTCAGCTCACCGGCGGCATCGCCCACGACTTCAACAATCTGCTGGGCATCATTATCGGCAACCTCGACTTTCTCAAACGTCTGGTTGAAGACAACGACAAATCTCTCAAGCGGGTGGACTCCGCATCAAAGGCAGCCCTGCGCGCCGCCGATCTGACCCGGCAGCTGTTGGGATTTTCCCGCAAGCAGTCACAGGAGACACGTCCCACCGACATCAACCAGGTGATACGGGGCATGGAGAGTTTGATTGCCCGTTCGGTGACCCCGGAGGTGGAGGTGGAACTGCAGCTGACCGACGCCCCCTGGCGAACCCATATCGACCCCGGCGATCTCGAGGATGCCCTGCTGAACCTGATCCTCAACGCCCGCGACGCCATGCCGCAGGGAGGAAAACTCACTATTGAGACCGCCAACAGGCAGCTGGACGCGGCATATACCGAGCTGAATCCCACCATTGCCCCCGGCGACTATCTGCAATTGGCGGTGAGCGATAACGGCAGCGGTATCCCGGTGGAGATCATGGAGCAAATATTCGACCCCTTCTTTACCACCAAACCACCAGATAGGGGTACCGGCCTGGGACTGAGCATGGTGTACGGATTTGCCCAGCGATCCTACGGTTACGTCAAAGCCTATTCGGAGGCCGGGGTCGGCACCACCATCCGGCTCTATCTGCCTCGTACTATTGAAGCAGCGAAGCAGGCTCCACAGACAAACACTAAGGAAATCCTCGTCTCTCAAGGCCATGAGACAATTCTGGTGGTCGACGACGAAAACGACCTGCTGGATCTGGCCAGAGACTACCTGGAAGAGGCAGGTTACAGAATCTATACTGCGACCAGAGGGCCGGAAGCCCTTGCGATCCTCAAATCCAAAGACGATATCAAGCTGCTGTTCAGCGATGTGGTGATGCCCGGTGGTATGAACGGTTATGAACTGGCGGAACAGGCTAATGAACTCAACCCCGGCCTCAAGGTATTGTTCACATCAGGCTTCACCAAAAAGGCGGCCGCCAGAAATTATCAGGCGCGCGTTGCCGCCAATCTCCTGACAAAACCCTATAGCAGAGAGGATCTGATGAAACGCATTCGAGAGACCCTGGATGGAGAGGAGTCGTGA
- a CDS encoding response regulator codes for MSKPRLIVVDDDPEMAALIADVGEMTGFESEVSISAKALLEAETQSRHDVMVIDLFMPDTDGFELINTLAEQGCKAAIIMVSGYDKALLRGAGQIATAHGLNLLGTLAKPFRLEEVEALLRKAIGNTNHG; via the coding sequence GTGAGTAAACCACGCCTTATTGTCGTTGATGACGATCCGGAAATGGCCGCACTGATCGCGGATGTCGGCGAGATGACCGGCTTTGAGTCAGAAGTATCCATCAGCGCAAAAGCACTTCTGGAAGCAGAAACCCAATCCCGCCATGATGTGATGGTGATCGACCTTTTCATGCCGGATACCGATGGATTTGAGTTGATCAACACACTGGCCGAGCAGGGGTGCAAAGCCGCCATCATTATGGTCAGCGGTTATGACAAGGCCCTGCTCAGAGGCGCTGGCCAGATCGCCACGGCACATGGACTCAATCTACTGGGCACACTCGCCAAACCTTTTCGCCTGGAGGAGGTTGAAGCGCTGTTGCGTAAAGCAATAGGCAACACAAATCATGGCTGA